GCCGACGGGCGCGGTTCGTCGGCGAGCGCGTCCTCGATGATTGAGAGGCGCTCGTCCATCCACTCGAGGGTCACGTCACTGCCGTCGCAGGCGCCTGTAAGCTGGCCCGCCGTTTCGACGTCGGCGCGGACGTCGTCGAGCGATCCCGAGGCGTCGAAGACGTAGACGTCGATGCCGGCGTCTCGGAGCTGATTCAACTTGTCCTCCTCGAACGTTGCGAGGTTCGCCGCCAGGACGATGTCAGGCTCGAGCGCGATGACCTCCTCGGTGATTACCGCACCGTCGTCGGCGGTGATGTCGGTCTTGCCCTCGGTTTCGAGCCCCTCGGTGTACGGACCAATCGGCATGCCCTCGAGTCGGTCCTCGGCCCCGACGCTGTACACCAGTTGCGCGTCGCTCGGATAGAGCGCGACGATCGATTCTGGCGGTTCCTCTAGTGTCACCTGTTCGCCTGTCGCGTCCTCGAATTCGATCGGGTACTCGCACGTGGAGTCGGCCTGAGCCGGAGTCTGGATCCCGCTTGAAGCCGCTGGCGCAGCGCCCCCGGCAGCCAACACGGAACCGGCGCTCGCGGTGAGCGCGAGTAACGCGATCGTCACGATGAGTAGTCGTCGCATCGCCTGATGCTCCACGGCTATCCAATAAATATTTATCTAAAGCAAGCGAGCTTGCCAACGTGAAGCGATCCGGGCTCTCGTGGTCGATCGGGCTGGCGATACTGCTCGGTATCGTGATGATCGGGAGCGCCGCCCTCGGACCAGTCCGGATCGAACCGTTCGTCGTCACGAAAGCGATGCTCAACGTGCTGATCGTCCCCGCGGGTCTCGAGTGGACCACGATGGCGGTTCCGCTGCTCGAGCGACCGGTTCCTCGACCCGGGTTCACCTACGCCTCTATCTTCGGGTTCGATGTTCCCGCGAGCCACCAGACGATCGTCGGCGACGTCCGCCTGCCGCGGATTGCGCTGGCGGCCACGGTCGGCTTCGGCCTGGCCGCCGCCGGGACGGTGATGCAGGGGTTCTTCAGGAACCCCCTGGCTGACCCTTCCATCATCGGCGTCTCCACTGGTGCAGCCGCCGGCGCCGTTGCCGCCATCGCGTACCCAGCGCTAATCCCCTTCGCGAGCCTGCACCTCTCCGCGTTCGTCGGGGCCATCGCCACCGCGATGCTCGTCTACGCCATCGCAACCGAGGGTGGACGCACCCCCGTCACCACCCTCCTGCTCGCCGGCGTCGCCGTCCAGGCGTTCCTGGGCGCACTCATCTCCTACATGCTCGTCCATAGCGGTGACAGCCTCCGGGCGGCCGTCGTCTGGATGATGGGCCACCTCGGCGGGAGCAACTGGGGCGACGTCGGCTTCGCCCTCCCCGTCGCCCTCGTCGGCGTCGGCGTCCTCGGCGCCTACACCCGCGAGATGAACGTCCTCCTGCTCGGCGAGGAGGACGCCCACCACCTCGGGGTCGACGTCGAGCGAACCAAACTCCTCTTGCTCGTTATCGCCTCGGTCGTCACCGCTGCGGGTGTCGCCGTTGCCGGGGTCATCGGCTTCGTCGGCCTCGTCGTCCCGCACGTCCTGCGCTTGCTCGTCGGCCCCGACCACCGAATCCTGCTCCCGACGAGCGCGCTCGCCGGCGCGTCGTTTCTGGTCGCGACAGACACCCTCGCTCGGGCTGGTCCCGCGGAGGTTCCGGTCGGAATCGTCACGGCGGCCCTCGGCGCGCCGTTCTTCCTCTTTCTGCTCGTTCGACGGGAGGTGCACTCGCTGTGACCGACTCGTCTCCCCGACCGCTCGTCGAAATCGAGGATCTCCGGGTCGCCTACGGAAACCTCGAGGTCCTCGAGGGCGTTTCGCTCGAGGTCGACCGCGGCGAGTTCGTCGGGCTCGTGGGTCCGAACGGCGCGGGGAAGACCACCCTCCTGCGGGCGCTCAGCGGCGCGATCACGCCCGCCGGCGGCAACGTCCGGATCGACAGTGAGGACGTCGCGACGCTCGCCTCCCGTGAGACGAGTCGACTCGTGAGCGTCGTCCCTCAGAACACGTCGCTGTCGTTCGCCTTCGACGTCCGAACCGTCGTCGAGATGGGGCGATACCCCCATCGTTCGCGGTTCTCCCCGCCTACAGAGACCGATCGTCGACAGGTCGACCGGGCGCTCGAGCGGACGCGAACGGCCCGGTTCGCCGATCGGCCGATCGACGCGGTCAGCGGCGGCGAGCGCCAGCGAATTCTCATCGCGCGGGCGCTCGCCCAGGACACACCCCTGCTGTTGCTGGACGAGCCAACGGCCAGCCTGGACGTGAACCACCAGGTCGAGACGCTCGAGCTGGCCCGCGACCTGACCGCGGACGGGCGGGCCGTCGTCGCGGCCATCCACGACCTCGACCTGGCGGCGCGCTACTGCGACCGACTGGTCGTCCTGGCGGGCGGAACGGTCCAGGCCGACGGTCCGCCGGGCGAGGTGCTGACGGCCGACGTGCTCGAGTCGGCCTTCGACGCGAATGCGACGGTCACCCGACACCCGGTGACCGGGGCGGCGAGCGTGACGGCGTTTCCGCGCTCGGAGTCGGGGGATCTCGGTACCGTGGACGACCGGGGGATCGAATCGACGACCCCGTCGAGACTCGAGGGGCGACGCGTTCACATTGTCGGCACGGGAGAGACTGCTGCCGACGTGATAGAACGGTTCGAGCGAGCGGGCGCCGAGGTGACGACCGGTCCCGCACCGGCCGGTGGAGCCGTCGACCAGCGCGCGACCGAGCGCAACCTGGAGTGCGTACGAACCGAACCGTTCGCGCCGGTCTCTGCCGCCGCTCGAAGACGCGTCGCCGAACTCGTCGGCGCGGCCGACGCGACGGTGCTCGTCGACTTCGACCTCGCGCCCGGAACGCAACTCCTGCTCGAGGCGCTCGAGGACGTGGCGTCTCTGGTCGCCCTCGACACCCGGCCGCTCGGGGACCGGAATTTCGTCGGCGAGGCGGGGACCGCGCGATACCGACGGATCGAGGCAGGCGCACTCGAGGCGACCGAAGGGTCAGTGCTCGAGGTGACGGCGAGAGCCATCGCCAACCGAGATGCTGACGTTCGCGAAACCGCCTTCGACGAATCCCCGAGCGACGACGACTGAACTGGCCCCCGGGACGGACTGGACGGTTTTTTACCCCTCCGCCACCGAGTGCTCGCCAATGACCGCGGACTACGACTACGAGGCGCTCGGCCTCGTCGCCGGACTCGAGATCCACCAGCAACTCGACACGGCGACGAAACTGTTCTGTGCGTGTCCGACCGACCTGCGCGAACCCGACGAGTCGGCCCGCCGATTCACCCGCTACCTCCACCCGACGCGGAGCGAGTTGGGCGAACTCGACGAGGCCGCCCTCGAGGAGAGTCGGGTCGAACGGGAGTTTACCTACCTCGCCTACGACAGCACCTGTCTCGTCGAGGAGGACGACGAACCACCCCATCGCCTCGACGACGAGGCTCTCGAGACGGCCCTCGAGGTCGCTCAGTTGATGGACATGACGCCGGTCGACCAGGCGAACGTGATGCGCAAGATCGTCGTCGACGGCTCGAACACCTCGGGCTTCCAGCGCTCGACGCTGGTCGCCACCGGTGGGGCCATCGAAACGAGCGTGGGCGACGTCGGCATCGAGGACATGATGCTCGAGGAGGAGAGCGCCCAGCGCGTCCAGGAGACCGACGACGGCGTGACCTACAGCCTCGACCGCCTCGGCATCCCGCTGGTCGAGATCGGTACGGCACCCGATATTCGAACGCCGGAACAGGCCCAGGAGGCAGCCGAACGCATCGGGATGCTGTTGCGCTCGACCGGAAAGGTCAAGCGCGGCCTGGGGACCATCCGCCAGGACGTCAACGTCTCCATCGCCGACGGCGCTCGCGTCGAGATCAAGGGCGTCCAGAGCCTGGACGACATCGCCGACATCGTCCGAACCGAGGTCGGGCGCCAGGCCGAACTGGTCTCGGTCCGCGACGAACTCGCATCACGCGAGGCGGCCGTGCACGATCCCCAGGACGTGACGGCGGTCTTCGAGGACACCGACAGCGGGGTCGTCGCGAGTGCCCTGAACGATGGCGGGGCGGTCTTCGGCGTCCGCCTCGAGGGCTTCGACGGCCTCGTCGGTCGCGAGATCGCGCCCGACCGCCGCCTCGGGACCGAGTTCTCCGACCACGCGAAGCGCCACGGCGCGGGCGGCATCTTCCACACCGACGAACTCCCGGCCTACGGCGTCACCGACGACGAGGTGGCGGCACTTCGCGACGCGGTGGATGCGTCGAATGAGGACGCCGTGGCCATCGTCGCCGCCGCGACGGAGGTCGCCGAATCCGCCATCGACGCCGTCGCCGACCGGGCGCGGACGGCTCTCGATGGCGTCCCCGAGGAGACCCGCGGCGCGAACCAGGACGGGACGACACGCTACCTCCGCCCGCTCCCGGGTGCGGCCCGAATGTACCCCGAGACGGACGTGCCGCCGGTCGAACCCGATCCGAGCGAGGTTCCCGAACCCGAACTGCTGACCGAGAAGGTCGAGCGTTACCAGGCCGAGTACGACCTCGACGCCGGCCTCGCCGAACAGGTCGCCTACGGCACCCACATGCCGCTGTTCGAGCGCGTCGTCGCCGATGGCGTCGATTCGACCTTCGCCGCGACGACGCTCGAGTCGACGCTCACGGAACTGCGTCGGGACGACGTGCCGGTCGAAAATCTGCGCGAGGACCACCTGGAGGCCGTCTTCGCGATGGCCGAGGACGGCGACCTGGCGAGAGAGGGTGTGCCTGATCTCCTCACCGAACTGGCTGCGAACCCCGACCAGGAGGCGCGGGCGGTCGCCGAGCAGGCCGGACTCGGCTCCGCCGCCGAAGACGACGTCCGCGAGGCCGTCCTGGAGGTCGTCGAGCGAAACGCCGACCAGGTCGAGGACGAGGGGATGCAGGCGTTTTCGGGGCTCATGGGCGAGTGCATGGGCGCGCTTCGCGGGAAGGCCGACGGCGACCTCGTGAGCGAGGTGTTGCGCGAGGAGATTCAGAAGCGCGCCTGATTGCTCTCGGGTCCGTTTCCACTCGAGAGAGTCGCCGCGAGTCGGCCGTCCGAGTCTAATCGAGGACCATAACTACATTTTTTGTAGTTTATTGATATGAAAAGGATAGTGATTTCGGCTGCATCGTTCGAGTAACGTTCGCTCGCCCCTCACTCCTCGATCGGATCGGTTCCGTAGACGGCTGTGACAAGCACTGCAGAGCCGCCCGTCTCCAGGTCGAACGAACGGGCCTCGCCGCCGAGACCCGACTCGAGACGCTCGGCGTCGACGGCGGTTTCGGACTCGTAGGTGACGATTACGCGAGCATTGGACTCGGATTCCACGAGCTGCAGTCCCTGGACGATTCCCGTCGCCCCCTCGAAGGGCGAGAAGTCGAACGCGACGTCGTCCTCCTGGACCTGGTCGCCGGGCTCGAGGTCGGTGAGCGACTCGCCGGCGCCTGCGAGACACGACGTGATTCCGGTGTTCGCCCCTGCACGGAGCAGGGTCTCGAGTGTCGCGTCCGATTCGTGGGCCGGCGACTGCGAGCCGACGTTCGTCTCGACGATGGCAGAGACCGCCGCCAGGGACCGAGCCTGGTCGGCGCCGAACGCGTAGACGAACGCGTCGTCAGTGACGCCGACGACCTCGTTCGAGGCGTCGTCCGCGAAGACGACGAAGTCGTCGGCGCCGTCTTCCGCCTCGGCCTGCAGTTCGTAGCCCTCGGCCTCGAGCCCCGAGCGGGCCGTCTCGAGGTCGTACGCCCCGTAGAGGGCGTACGCGCCGTCGACGTAGACGAGGGCAGCGTCGTCGGACTCGCCCTCCGCCTCGGCCTGTACCTGTGCAATGGGCGAGGATCCGAATGCGAACAGTCCGTAGATGCCGAGCGACACCACGGCGATCGGATTCTGGAGAAGGGGGTCGTCGGGCACCGTTCCCTCGCCGGGATTGTCATCGAGGGTCCCGACGATGGTCGCGAGGTCGACGGCGGTGAAGAAGTACTCTCGCGAGGTCGTTTCGGCGTCGACCAGCGCGTCGGTCGACGGCAGGACCGACGCGTAACTGGGGAGTCCGCCGCCCTCGAGCCAGGCGGGCGTCGTCTCTTCGTCGGTTTCGTCGTCCTCGGCGGCCCCGTCTGTGTCATCGTCTGCGTTCGAATCCTCGTTGGCCTCTTCATCGCTGGGCTCGAGCGACTGATCGCCCTCGTCGGCGAGATCGGAACAGCCGGCCAGAAGCGTGCTGGCGGCGCCGAGCATCGCGAGAACGTGACGACGGTGTGCGTCCATTGCTCGGTGGTCGTGAGCCGAGGACTATATCCCTGGCGGCCACCTTCGGAAGTGTTGATACCTCTTCGTACTAGTTCGTGCTTCTCAGTACCGTTCCAAGCGTCGCCTGATACGTGAAATCGGGGGAACGCTATCGGTTTCACCCATCAGTTCAGGCCTGGAAAAGCACTCAGGTCCCCTCCTGGTCCGGCCGCTCGGTCGCCCGACGCAACACGCCGAGCAAGGTTGTGACCTCCTGGACAGTGGGATCGGCTCGGCCGTGTAGTCGCCGGAGCATCCGCATCGTCTTCGCTCGCTTCTCCTCGGGGTGGTTGATCTCCTCCAGGAGAGCCGCCCACTGGTCGTATAGGCGCTCGAGCGACGGCTCGTCGGCTCGGACACGTTCGATATCGGGAAGCTGGACGTCTCCGGGCTCGAGCGCGAGCGTCCGGAGCTCGTAGAGCGTGATCGTCGCGGCCTGGCCGAGGTTGAGCACCGGGTACGCCTCGCTGGCGGGGATCGAACAGACCTCGTCCAGGCGGGCGAGTTCCTCGTTCGTCAGGCCGACGCCTTCCCGGCCGAAGACGACGACGGTGTCGGTTACGACGCGCTCTAGGCGGCCGGCGAGTTCGGCGGGCGTGGAAAACGGAAAGCGGACGTGATGCTGGTCGTCCTCGTTCGTGATCGCCGTGGTCCCGACGGTGTGGTAGTTCTCGACCAGGTGGTCGAACGAGACCTCCCGCGCGTTCGGGAGGACGTCCTCGCGTGCGTGGCCGGCGAAGCCGTAGGCCTCCCCGTCGGGGTCCAGTTCGGGTGGGTCGACGAGCAGCAGCTCCGAGAAGCCGAAGTTCTTCATCGCTCGAGCGATGGTGCCGACGTTGCCGGGCGTCTGGGCGTCGACGACGGCGACGGCGGGTGGGTTTCGACGACTCTCGTCACCGGTTTCCGGCGAACACGTTCGCGGGTCGTCGGTCATTTCCGTCCTGGATACTCGGCGCCCAGATCGACGTCCGCGTTGGCGATGTCCTCGTTGCTCAGGCCGACCCGGTCGCTGATGTCGTCGCCCATCAGGTCGCCGTGCTCGTCGGGGTCGGCCTTCGGGGGCTTCGGCAGGTCCGTCGGATCCGTCTCGACGTACTCCATTCCCTCGTAGCCCTCGGGTGCGCGACCGCCCTCGAGGAACCACTCGTAGAACGCCTCCGCGAAGTC
This region of Natronosalvus halobius genomic DNA includes:
- a CDS encoding RNA methyltransferase, with protein sequence MTDDPRTCSPETGDESRRNPPAVAVVDAQTPGNVGTIARAMKNFGFSELLLVDPPELDPDGEAYGFAGHAREDVLPNAREVSFDHLVENYHTVGTTAITNEDDQHHVRFPFSTPAELAGRLERVVTDTVVVFGREGVGLTNEELARLDEVCSIPASEAYPVLNLGQAATITLYELRTLALEPGDVQLPDIERVRADEPSLERLYDQWAALLEEINHPEEKRAKTMRMLRRLHGRADPTVQEVTTLLGVLRRATERPDQEGT
- a CDS encoding PGF-CTERM-anchored ABC transporter substrate-binding protein, translating into MRRLLIVTIALLALTASAGSVLAAGGAAPAASSGIQTPAQADSTCEYPIEFEDATGEQVTLEEPPESIVALYPSDAQLVYSVGAEDRLEGMPIGPYTEGLETEGKTDITADDGAVITEEVIALEPDIVLAANLATFEEDKLNQLRDAGIDVYVFDASGSLDDVRADVETAGQLTGACDGSDVTLEWMDERLSIIEDALADEPRPSALYAIDGEVYTAGNGTFQDEVLTTAGVENVAANAGIEGWGIISDETIIDEDPEWILYGDDAYDEPPVSDAVGETTAMQEDQHFGVDANAMAQPGPNVVLAIEDIFAAVHTDAYAEVEADFEAADESYEESLADLQTTGSDEDSAEENADGGNESDANDSENETEDEDQDANESDDEDSIPGFGVPVALAAIAGLLGLRRL
- the btuC gene encoding vitamin B12 ABC transporter permease BtuC — translated: MIGSAALGPVRIEPFVVTKAMLNVLIVPAGLEWTTMAVPLLERPVPRPGFTYASIFGFDVPASHQTIVGDVRLPRIALAATVGFGLAAAGTVMQGFFRNPLADPSIIGVSTGAAAGAVAAIAYPALIPFASLHLSAFVGAIATAMLVYAIATEGGRTPVTTLLLAGVAVQAFLGALISYMLVHSGDSLRAAVVWMMGHLGGSNWGDVGFALPVALVGVGVLGAYTREMNVLLLGEEDAHHLGVDVERTKLLLLVIASVVTAAGVAVAGVIGFVGLVVPHVLRLLVGPDHRILLPTSALAGASFLVATDTLARAGPAEVPVGIVTAALGAPFFLFLLVRREVHSL
- the gatE gene encoding Glu-tRNA(Gln) amidotransferase subunit GatE, yielding MTADYDYEALGLVAGLEIHQQLDTATKLFCACPTDLREPDESARRFTRYLHPTRSELGELDEAALEESRVEREFTYLAYDSTCLVEEDDEPPHRLDDEALETALEVAQLMDMTPVDQANVMRKIVVDGSNTSGFQRSTLVATGGAIETSVGDVGIEDMMLEEESAQRVQETDDGVTYSLDRLGIPLVEIGTAPDIRTPEQAQEAAERIGMLLRSTGKVKRGLGTIRQDVNVSIADGARVEIKGVQSLDDIADIVRTEVGRQAELVSVRDELASREAAVHDPQDVTAVFEDTDSGVVASALNDGGAVFGVRLEGFDGLVGREIAPDRRLGTEFSDHAKRHGAGGIFHTDELPAYGVTDDEVAALRDAVDASNEDAVAIVAAATEVAESAIDAVADRARTALDGVPEETRGANQDGTTRYLRPLPGAARMYPETDVPPVEPDPSEVPEPELLTEKVERYQAEYDLDAGLAEQVAYGTHMPLFERVVADGVDSTFAATTLESTLTELRRDDVPVENLREDHLEAVFAMAEDGDLAREGVPDLLTELAANPDQEARAVAEQAGLGSAAEDDVREAVLEVVERNADQVEDEGMQAFSGLMGECMGALRGKADGDLVSEVLREEIQKRA
- a CDS encoding heme ABC transporter ATP-binding protein: MTDSSPRPLVEIEDLRVAYGNLEVLEGVSLEVDRGEFVGLVGPNGAGKTTLLRALSGAITPAGGNVRIDSEDVATLASRETSRLVSVVPQNTSLSFAFDVRTVVEMGRYPHRSRFSPPTETDRRQVDRALERTRTARFADRPIDAVSGGERQRILIARALAQDTPLLLLDEPTASLDVNHQVETLELARDLTADGRAVVAAIHDLDLAARYCDRLVVLAGGTVQADGPPGEVLTADVLESAFDANATVTRHPVTGAASVTAFPRSESGDLGTVDDRGIESTTPSRLEGRRVHIVGTGETAADVIERFERAGAEVTTGPAPAGGAVDQRATERNLECVRTEPFAPVSAAARRRVAELVGAADATVLVDFDLAPGTQLLLEALEDVASLVALDTRPLGDRNFVGEAGTARYRRIEAGALEATEGSVLEVTARAIANRDADVRETAFDESPSDDD